In Candidatus Polarisedimenticolaceae bacterium, the DNA window CCTCCTTCGCCGCCCTGTTCGTCCTCTCGGGGATGGCGGGGTTGATCTACCAGGTCGTCTGGTCGCGCTCGCTCGTGCCGGTCTTCGGCGTGACCGCCTTCGCGGTCTCGACCGTGCTCGTCTCGTTCATGGGCGGGATGGCGCTCGGCGCGGCGCTGCTGGGGAAGCGCGCCGATCGCGCGAAGCGGCCGCTGCGGATGTTCGCGATGCTCGAGGCGGGGATCGGCCTCTACGCGCTGGCGCTGCCGCTCCTGCTCCGGCTCGTGGATCTCGCGTACAGCGCGGTGTTCACGTCGATCGACTCGTTCTTCCTCAAGTCGCTCGTGCGGTTCGTGTTCTCGCTGTCGCTGCTGCTCGTCCCGACGGTGCTGATGGGGGCGACCCTTCCCGCGCTCGGGCAGGGGCTGCTGCGGCGCAAGGAGACGCTGGGGGAGGGGATCGGCCTTCTCTACTTCGTCAACACCCTCGGCGCGGCGTTCGGGACGTGGATCGCGGGGTTCGTGTTGCTCCCGTACCTCGGCCTGACGCGCACGACCGCCGTGGCGTTCGTGCTGAACGCGACCGTCGCGATCGTCGCGTGGCGGCTCGACGCCGCACGGGGGGAGGAGGAGGCCGCCGAGTCCGCGGCGATCTCCGTCGAACCCTCCGAGCCGGCGTGTGATCCGCCCTCCTGGCCGCTGTGGGTCGCGTTCGGGTCGGGGCTTTGTGCCCTGGCCTTCGAGGTCGCGTGGTTCCGCGTCCTCGTGCTGGTCTTCGGGAGCACCGTCTATTCGTTCAGCGCGATGTTGTCGGTGTTCCTCCTCGGGCTCGCCGTGGGCTCGCTCCTCATGGGGCGCTGGGTCGATCGCGCGGCGCACCCGGCGAGGATGCTCGCGCTGACCCAGGGAGCGGTGGCGCTTTCGGCCCTTCTCGGATGCCTGTTCGTCAACGCGATGCCCGGGTTCTTCCTTTCGGTGCTGTCGTCGGTGGGGATCGACTTCTCGGGGATGAACCTGACGAAGATGGTCCTGTCGTTCCTGACCCTGCTCCTTCCGGGGCTCGCCTTCGGCGCGAACTTCCCCGTCGCCGTGCGCCTCGCCGATCTCGGCGGGGTGGGGACCGGCACGCGGATCGGCCGGGTGTACGCGTGGAACACCGTCGGGGCGATCCTCGGTTCGTTCGGCGCGGGGTTCGTCCTCCTTCCCTGGATCGGGATGGAGTGGACCCTGCGCGGGGTGATCGTCCTCGCCGCGCTTCTCGCCTTCGGGAGCGTGGTGGCCGAGCGGGGCGCGCTCGTGATGCGCTGGGCGGCGCCGATGGGGTTGGCCCTCGTCACGATCGTCGCGCTCGCGCTCACCGGGCCGCGCTGGGACCGGACGCTCCTCGGCGCGGGGGTCTATTTCGAGCCGGAGAAGTTCCTCGGTCCCGACGGGCCCTCGACCGCGGGGGTCGTCGCGGACTACACGCTGAAGACCTACACCGAGGGGTACAACGAGACGATCCTGTCGTTCGAGAGCCCGGTCGGGAAGTTCATCACCGTGAACGGCTCGACGACCGCCTCCGACCACTTCGAGGACATGTTCTCGCAGCGGATGCTCGGGCACCTGCCGATGGCGCTCCATCCCGGCAAGGTCGGGAAGGCCGCGATCGTCGGGCTCGGGGCGGGGGTGACGGCGGGGGCCGCGGCCCTCTACCCGATCGACGAGCTCGTCGGGCTCGAGATCGAGCGCGGGGTCTTCGAGGCGAGCCGGTTCTTTTCGGACGTGAACCACGGCCTGCTCGACAACCCGAAGCTCAGGGTCGTGATCGACGACGGGCGGAACTTCCTGAAGCTGACCTCCGAGCGGTTCGACGTCATCAGCTCCGCGCCGAACTTCCCGTCGCTCACGGGATCGGGAGGGTTGTATTCGCGGGACTTCTTCGAGGTGGCGAAGTCCCGCCTGACCCCGGGGGGGACGATGTGCCAGTTCGCCCCCGTCTGGCGGATGCGCTCGGAGGACGTGAAGACGATCGCGGGGTCGTTCGCCGACGTCTTCCCGCACGTGCGGGTCTTCTCGACCGGGGTCTCGCTCGTGATGCTCGGGCGGATGGAGCCGTTCCCTCCCGTGGACATGGACGAGATCGCGCGGCGCGTGTCGGATCCTGCGGTGAAGGAGAGCCTCGAGCGCATCGGGGTGCGCGGGCCGGTCGAGCTCCTGTCGTTTTTCCAGATGGACGAGCACGGGCTCCGGCGCTGGGCCGGCGACGCGCCGCGCAACACCGACGACAGGCCGAGGACCGAGTTCTTCGCCCCTCGCGCGGTCTTCGACTCGACGGTCGCCCCGAATCTCGCGGAGCTTCGGACCTTCCGCGCGAGCCCCGAGGAGCGCGCGACGGCGCTCGGCCTCTCCGGGGACTGGGCCCCGTCGTTCGTCGCCCTCGCCTCGGCGTACGACGCCGTGCTCGAAGGGGAGATCGCCTTCCACGAAGGGAAGTCGGGGGACGCGGTCCGGATCCTCGCGCCGGTGGCGGTCTCCGGACACCGCTACGCCCGTTACCTCCTCGCCGACTGGCACGAGAAGCTCGGTCACAAGTTCCAGGGGGAGGGGAAGGTCGCCGAGGCGAAGGCGGAGTTCGAGAGGGTCGTCGCCCTCGAGCCCGATCGCCTCGAAGGGCTCGTCGGGGTCGGGTACCTCGAGATGTTCGGCGGCGACCTCGCGAAGGCGGACGCCCTGCTCTCCTACGCGGTCGCGTTGTACCCGCGCAGCGGCGGGGCGTTGTGGCGGCTGGGGGTGTTGCGCGCGATGCAGGGACGCGGCGCCGAAGGGCTCGCCCTCGTCCAGAAGGCGATCGAAGC includes these proteins:
- a CDS encoding fused MFS/spermidine synthase, with translation MTNPTSIQRLTTSFAALFVLSGMAGLIYQVVWSRSLVPVFGVTAFAVSTVLVSFMGGMALGAALLGKRADRAKRPLRMFAMLEAGIGLYALALPLLLRLVDLAYSAVFTSIDSFFLKSLVRFVFSLSLLLVPTVLMGATLPALGQGLLRRKETLGEGIGLLYFVNTLGAAFGTWIAGFVLLPYLGLTRTTAVAFVLNATVAIVAWRLDAARGEEEAAESAAISVEPSEPACDPPSWPLWVAFGSGLCALAFEVAWFRVLVLVFGSTVYSFSAMLSVFLLGLAVGSLLMGRWVDRAAHPARMLALTQGAVALSALLGCLFVNAMPGFFLSVLSSVGIDFSGMNLTKMVLSFLTLLLPGLAFGANFPVAVRLADLGGVGTGTRIGRVYAWNTVGAILGSFGAGFVLLPWIGMEWTLRGVIVLAALLAFGSVVAERGALVMRWAAPMGLALVTIVALALTGPRWDRTLLGAGVYFEPEKFLGPDGPSTAGVVADYTLKTYTEGYNETILSFESPVGKFITVNGSTTASDHFEDMFSQRMLGHLPMALHPGKVGKAAIVGLGAGVTAGAAALYPIDELVGLEIERGVFEASRFFSDVNHGLLDNPKLRVVIDDGRNFLKLTSERFDVISSAPNFPSLTGSGGLYSRDFFEVAKSRLTPGGTMCQFAPVWRMRSEDVKTIAGSFADVFPHVRVFSTGVSLVMLGRMEPFPPVDMDEIARRVSDPAVKESLERIGVRGPVELLSFFQMDEHGLRRWAGDAPRNTDDRPRTEFFAPRAVFDSTVAPNLAELRTFRASPEERATALGLSGDWAPSFVALASAYDAVLEGEIAFHEGKSGDAVRILAPVAVSGHRYARYLLADWHEKLGHKFQGEGKVAEAKAEFERVVALEPDRLEGLVGVGYLEMFGGDLAKADALLSYAVALYPRSGGALWRLGVLRAMQGRGAEGLALVQKAIEAQPRLSKPYAILGGMLLEGGNAAGAVEALEQAVRLGDEGTETLAGLAEARKRAGR